From Candidatus Neomarinimicrobiota bacterium, the proteins below share one genomic window:
- a CDS encoding tetratricopeptide repeat protein, giving the protein MSACSSRKALISTSEEKQRTYPTTAVQKFAYGELYRQAGDFARALMEYEEAASIDSLSPVIYARIGETYMALNRMAKARNAFLESVELNPDQPGLYDMIALTLVMDGKAAEAEKIWLNLIENYPGYEDAWYNLSDFYFERKDTAKGLDILQRLFKKDPDNTDVLGRIVDVLHQLGRYESSIPYLEKLISLVPDYSRFYQSLYKTYMELERTEEARKTLLRWREQVNPSPQVELLYADQLIRNGEWDKALDVLYQGHAVWPGQWAFPHLMAIVYIEKEEPDSVRKYYNIALNEGTALPIAYRNYALWLADQDDIRTALDVILEGRDLHPDDQDLMYMEALLLDESDEPVKAIQVLENLRTLQPDNENVLQMLAALYDRTGQSSRAEELYEILLAKNGENPLILNNYSYLLADHKKDLSKAWSMIQKALSLEPENGAYLDTAAWILYRLGRYPEALNYINRALSVLPDDYEMLYHKAMILLSLNQGREASQLLQKSLEKNPDYKPARDQLEAMNHD; this is encoded by the coding sequence TTGTCCGCTTGTTCAAGCCGGAAAGCCCTGATTTCGACGAGTGAAGAAAAACAACGTACCTATCCTACGACGGCCGTTCAGAAATTTGCATACGGTGAGCTATACCGGCAGGCAGGAGATTTTGCCCGGGCTCTGATGGAATATGAAGAAGCGGCATCCATTGACTCTTTGAGTCCTGTCATTTATGCCCGGATCGGGGAAACCTATATGGCATTAAACCGGATGGCCAAAGCCCGGAATGCCTTTTTGGAATCTGTGGAGTTAAACCCGGATCAGCCTGGGCTCTATGATATGATTGCCCTTACCCTTGTCATGGATGGTAAGGCAGCCGAAGCAGAAAAAATATGGCTCAACCTGATAGAAAATTATCCCGGGTATGAAGATGCCTGGTACAATCTTTCGGATTTCTATTTTGAACGGAAGGATACAGCAAAGGGACTTGACATACTCCAGCGTTTATTTAAAAAAGATCCGGATAATACGGATGTGCTGGGGCGGATCGTGGATGTGTTACACCAACTGGGCCGGTATGAATCATCCATCCCCTATCTGGAAAAACTTATTTCACTGGTTCCCGACTATAGCCGTTTTTATCAGAGTCTTTATAAAACCTATATGGAACTGGAACGTACGGAAGAAGCCCGGAAAACCCTTCTCAGATGGCGGGAACAGGTAAATCCTTCACCGCAGGTTGAACTGTTATATGCCGATCAGCTGATTCGGAACGGAGAATGGGATAAGGCCCTGGATGTCCTCTATCAGGGACATGCAGTATGGCCTGGACAATGGGCTTTCCCTCATCTTATGGCGATTGTCTATATTGAGAAAGAAGAGCCGGACAGTGTGAGGAAATATTACAATATAGCCCTGAATGAAGGGACGGCTCTCCCCATTGCCTATCGAAATTATGCTCTCTGGCTAGCTGACCAGGATGATATCCGGACGGCACTGGATGTGATTCTGGAAGGCCGGGACCTGCATCCGGACGATCAGGATCTGATGTATATGGAAGCTCTGCTCCTGGATGAATCGGATGAACCGGTGAAAGCAATTCAGGTCCTGGAAAATCTTCGAACCCTCCAGCCGGACAACGAAAATGTGCTTCAGATGCTTGCTGCACTCTATGACAGGACCGGGCAAAGTTCCCGGGCCGAAGAGCTGTACGAAATCCTCTTGGCCAAAAATGGAGAAAATCCCCTCATTCTCAATAATTACAGCTATCTTCTTGCAGATCATAAAAAGGATCTGTCAAAAGCCTGGAGTATGATCCAAAAAGCACTCTCCCTTGAACCTGAAAACGGGGCTTACCTGGATACGGCAGCCTGGATTTTGTACCGGCTGGGCCGGTATCCCGAAGCACTCAATTATATTAACCGTGCCCTGTCTGTCCTCCCGGATGATTACGAGATGCTCTACCATAAAGCCATGATTTTACTCTCTTTGAATCAGGGAAGAGAAGCAAGTCAACTTCTACAAAAATCCCTGGAAAAAAATCCCGATTATAAACCGGCTCGTGACCAATTGGAGGCCATGAATCATGATTGA
- a CDS encoding glycosyltransferase family 2 protein, with product MIDVSLVIPVLNEEGTLKTLTDKILTVLRSENLQGEIYFINDGSTDQTPEILDTLVKDIEQVSVIHFRRNKGKAAALQAGFRQVKGRYVITMDGDLQDDPEEIPRLLAKLKEGWDMVSGWKKVRHDPLSKTLPSKLFNKTTSLLTGIRIHDFNCGLKAYRKEVVQSISLYGELHRYIPVLAKMEGFRVTEIPVTHHPRTSGKSKYGAGRMFKGFFDLITVLFLARFTLRPMHFFGMLGLLSVIVGVGVEVWVLILKYAYHEPFQTHVAMLLFGILLLILGIQLVSMGLIGEMLVYQFRKNKGKSGGDDDTG from the coding sequence ATGATTGATGTTTCCCTTGTCATACCGGTCCTGAATGAAGAGGGGACCCTTAAAACCCTGACGGATAAAATTCTTACTGTACTCCGGTCGGAAAATCTTCAGGGTGAAATTTACTTCATCAACGACGGCTCGACGGATCAAACCCCCGAGATACTGGATACCCTGGTAAAAGATATTGAGCAGGTATCCGTGATTCATTTCAGGCGGAATAAAGGGAAAGCCGCTGCATTACAGGCTGGTTTTCGTCAGGTAAAAGGCCGCTACGTGATTACCATGGACGGGGATTTGCAGGATGATCCTGAAGAGATCCCCCGGCTTCTTGCCAAACTGAAAGAGGGCTGGGATATGGTCTCCGGATGGAAAAAGGTCCGCCATGATCCCCTGAGTAAAACACTGCCCAGTAAACTCTTCAATAAAACCACAAGCCTCCTGACCGGTATCCGTATCCATGATTTTAACTGTGGGCTCAAGGCATACCGGAAAGAAGTGGTCCAATCCATCAGCCTTTATGGCGAACTTCACCGTTATATTCCTGTCCTGGCCAAAATGGAAGGCTTCCGGGTGACAGAGATTCCCGTTACACATCATCCCCGGACGTCCGGAAAAAGTAAATATGGTGCAGGACGGATGTTTAAAGGATTTTTTGATTTGATTACCGTCCTTTTTCTTGCCCGCTTTACGTTGAGGCCTATGCACTTTTTCGGGATGTTAGGACTCCTTTCCGTAATAGTGGGTGTGGGTGTTGAAGTGTGGGTCCTTATTTTAAAATATGCCTATCATGAACCCTTCCAAACCCATGTGGCCATGTTGCTTTTTGGAATTTTACTCCTGATTTTGGGGATTCAGCTTGTTTCCATGGGACTCATCGGCGAAATGCTGGTGTATCAGTTTAGAAAGAATAAAGGAAAATCAGGAGGTGATGATGACACAGGATGA